The Arachis hypogaea cultivar Tifrunner chromosome 14, arahy.Tifrunner.gnm2.J5K5, whole genome shotgun sequence genome has a segment encoding these proteins:
- the LOC140178571 gene encoding uncharacterized protein, with translation MKGKKKVVSPKKTAAKKTGAKRKRKTWKKMGQSSGPNEQQTRKNVGPDPNVQPNRGPQPNRDQHVRFYVSLIQDDDDDPVYDYESENLHTSISSDDESSKHKFSKFDDDYEHGEGRFELGTRFATIERFKEVVKDLFIAGGRELRWIKNDNERVRVGCMDDECPWLVHLSYNKSLQCYQVNTYKNDHTCARDMGSNAADQHWISLKVEKRMSTQPHMRTSEAIDFLREEFSLTAHPKMVYRAVRESRERIMGNEREQYSNVKDYLFDILRSNPGSRAELCGLLLALKSVIPNAHHRNCVMHIWKNFINWFKDLYIREVVWDCAKYTTIPEFKEQMEKLKRINQGAWEYLSKFEPATWMKAYFSHGPKVDNLTNNMCEVFNSKIVTYRSKPILTMCEEIRCYLMRRMVKYKQLLENVSGKLAPVQQKRLDRLIRPSNKWLAEWTCDAERKRFEVSRKNTKVDVDLIKQTCSCNK, from the exons atgaagggaaagaagaaagttGTGTCTCCAAAGAAGACAGCTGCAAAGAAGACAGGTgctaaaagaaagaggaagacgTGGAAGAAGATGGGACAAAGTAGTGGACCCAATGAGCAGCAGACTAGAAAGAATGTTGGGCCTGATCCTAATGTGCAGCCCAACAGAGGCCCACAACCCAACAGGGACCAACATGTTAGGTTCTATGTGAGCCTGatccaagatgatgatgatgacccggTATATGATTATGAATCTGAGAATTTACATACATCTATttcatcagatgatgaatctagcAAGCATAAATTCTCTaagtttgatgatgattatgagcaTGGAGAGGGGAGGTTTGAGTTAGGGACTAGGTTTGCCACCATAGAGAGATTTAAGGAAGTTGTAAAGGACTTATTCATTGCTGGGGGTAGGGAGCTTAGGTGGATTAAGAATGACAACGAGAGAGTGAGGGTGGGATGCATGGATGATGAGTGTCCGTGGCTGGTTCATTTATCATACAACAAATCTCTGCAATGTTACCAGGTGAATACTTACAAAAATGACCATACATGTGCAAGGGACATGGGAAGTAATGCGGCTGATCAGCATTGGATTAGCTTGAAGGTTGAGAAGAGAATGAGTACACAGCCTCATATGAGGACAAGTGAGGCTATTGACTTTCTCAGAGAAGAATTCTCACTCACTGCACATCCAAAAATGGTTTACAGAGCAGTTAGAGAGTCAAGAGAGAGAATCATGGGTAATGAGAGGGAGCAGTATAGTAATGTTAAAGATTActtgtttgatatattaagaAGCAATCCAGGGTCTAGGGCAGAGTTGTGT GGATTGTTACTTGCATTGAAGTCAGTTATACCAAATGCCCATCACCGAAACTGTGTGATGCATATTTGGAAAAATTTTATCAACTGGTTTAAGGATCTCTATATTCGGGAGGTGGTTTGGGACTGTGCTAAATATACCACCATACCAGAATTTAAGGAGCAAATGGAAAAGCTCAAGCGAATTAACCAGGGTGCATGGGAGTATCTATCGAAATTTGAGCCAGCAACTTGGATGAAGGCCTATTTCTCACATGGACCAAAAGTGGACAACCTCACAAATAACATGTGTGAGGTGTTCAACTCGAAGATAGTAACCTATAGAAGCAAGCCTATTCTCACAATGTGTGAAGAAATTAGGTGCTATCTGATGCGGAGGATGGTCAAGTATAAGCAGTTACTAGAAAATGTTTCTGGAAAGCTCGCCCCTGTTCAGCAGAAGAGGCTGGATCGTCTTATAAGGCCCAGCAACAAGTGGCTTGCAGAGTGGACATGTGATGCGGAACGTAAGAGATTTGAAGTGAGTCGTAAGAACACAAAGGTGgatgtggatctcatcaagcaAACCTGCTCATGCAACAAATGA
- the LOC112741971 gene encoding uncharacterized protein — MQVSSICIAKFGVGVKAQQHDTTVKRKSMAEAAVPKWAQKTVSLPAYKRGCHLVTSKIVKEIEQDLSGFKCGLAHLFLQHTSASLTINENYDSDVRDDTETFLNRIVPEGSSAPWKHTLEGPDDMPAHIKSSMFGCALTIPITNGKLNMGTWQGIWLCEHRDHPSSRRVVVTLNGI, encoded by the exons ATGCAAGTATCATCAATCTGCATAGCAAAATTTGGAGTTGGCGTGAAGGCGCAGCAGCACGACACCACCGTGAAGAGGAAGTCGATGGCGGAAGCCGCAGTTCCCAAGTGGGCTCAGAAGACTGTCAGTTTACCCGCCTATAAGCGCGGTTGTCATCTCGTCACTTCCAAG ATAGTGAAGGAAATCGAGCAGGACCTGTCTGGATTCAAGTGTGGCCTTGCTCATCTCTTCT TGCAGCACACGAGTGCTTCTCTTACTATTAACGAGAATTACGATTCTGATGTTCGTGATGATACTGAAACCTTCCTCAATCGAATTGTTCCTGAG GGTTCATCGGCGCCTTGGAAGCATACTCTTGAGG GCCCAGATGACATGCCGGCTCATATTAAATCGtcaatgtttggttgtgcactcAC gatACCAATAACAAATGGAAAGCTTAACATGGGAACATGGCAG GGCATATGGCTTTGTGAGCATCGGGATCATCCTTCTTCGCGAAGAGTTGTCGTCACTCTTAATGGAATATGA
- the LOC112741972 gene encoding glycine cleavage system H protein 2, mitochondrial, whose translation MACRQFWASRAASYLRVSLFNRTFSAVIKDLKYCDSHEWVKVDGKSATIGITDHAQDHLGDVVYVELPEVGKGVTQGESFGAVESVKATSDINSPVSGKVVEVNEELNSSPGLVNSSPYKDGWIIKVEVSDSGELNNLMDSEQYSKFCEEEDSKH comes from the exons atggctTGCAGGCAATTCTGGGCTTCACGAGCTGCTTCCTACCTTAGGGTTTCTCTCTTCAACCGAACCTTTTCCGCTG TCATTAAAGACCTGAAGTATTGCGATTCTCACGAGTGGGTGAAAGTAGATGGAAAATCTGCAACTATTGGCATAACTGATCATGCCCAAGATCACTTGGGTGATGTTGTATATGTTGAATTGCCGGAAGTTGGGAAGGGTGTAACACAAGGAGAAAGTTTTGGTGCAGTTGAAAGTGTGAAAGCAACTAGTGATATTAACTCTCCTGTTTCAGGGAAAGTGGTTGAAGTTAATGAAGAGCTTAACAGCTCTCCCGGTTTG GTTAACTCAAGCCCTTATAAAGATGGATGGATAATCAAAGTTGAAGTCAGTGACAGTGGTGAACTAAACAACTTGATGGATTCAGAACAGTATTCCAAATTCTGTGaagaagaagattccaagcattAA